A single genomic interval of Ramlibacter pinisoli harbors:
- a CDS encoding IclR family transcriptional regulator: MRNTTSDEDSPATDGGVTAVTRALSLMEAFEVGESSLSLAELSRRSGMHKTTALRLARTLALSQYMVQTEDGQWRLGPAAGWLGARYQAGFDVNNVVEPALHQLVKETGESASFYVREGGIRSCVARVEGPQSVRHNVRIGERLPLDRGAPGRVILAFSGAAGEPYEAIRERGFHISLGEREAEVASVAAPVFGLNWRLLGSMCISGPSSRLTKAKLEKHAKAVIRAANQLSYALAGSRSPATPAAVSRWHP, encoded by the coding sequence ATGCGCAACACGACCAGCGACGAGGACAGCCCTGCCACCGACGGCGGCGTGACCGCCGTCACCCGGGCGCTGTCCTTGATGGAGGCCTTCGAGGTCGGGGAGTCGTCCCTGAGCCTCGCCGAACTGAGCCGGCGCTCCGGCATGCACAAGACCACCGCCCTGCGGCTGGCGCGCACCCTCGCGCTCTCGCAGTACATGGTGCAGACCGAGGATGGCCAGTGGCGGCTGGGGCCGGCGGCGGGCTGGCTGGGCGCCCGCTACCAGGCGGGCTTCGACGTCAACAACGTCGTCGAACCGGCCCTGCACCAGCTGGTGAAGGAAACCGGCGAGAGTGCTTCCTTCTATGTGCGCGAGGGGGGCATCCGGTCCTGCGTGGCACGGGTGGAGGGCCCGCAGTCCGTGCGGCACAACGTGCGCATCGGCGAGCGGCTGCCGCTCGATCGGGGGGCGCCGGGCCGCGTCATCCTGGCGTTCAGCGGGGCGGCAGGGGAGCCTTACGAAGCCATCCGCGAGCGCGGCTTCCACATCTCGCTGGGCGAACGCGAGGCCGAAGTCGCCAGCGTGGCGGCGCCGGTGTTCGGCCTCAACTGGCGGCTCCTGGGCTCGATGTGCATCTCGGGCCCCAGCTCACGGCTGACGAAGGCAAAGCTCGAAAAGCATGCGAAGGCCGTGATCCGCGCGGCCAACCAGCTGTCGTACGCGCTGGCCGGCAGCCGCTCGCCCGCCACGCCGGCCGCCGTGTCGCGATGGCATCCGTGA
- a CDS encoding Bug family tripartite tricarboxylate transporter substrate binding protein, translated as MLISRRAVLAIAATSLTTTVALAQAWPAKPIRLIVPFPAGGGTDIITREVANKIAGPGYTFIVDNKPGTGGNIGVDAAAKSAPDGYTLVMGQTSNLAINPTLYAKLPYNPLKDLTPISLVASSPLVIVTAADSPYKTLADVVKAAKEKPGSINFATSGNGTVAHLAAESFQKVAGIKLTHIPYKGAAQGATDVISGQVQLYVSSIPTLLGHIKSGKMRPIAVTSAKRADDVPQVPTIAESGYKGFEAVTWFGILGPANLPKDVVARLNADINKALKDPELEKKLGAQGADIAGSTPEQFAKLIHDDAARWGQIVKESGAKID; from the coding sequence ATGCTGATTTCCCGCCGCGCGGTGCTCGCCATCGCGGCCACCTCCCTCACCACCACCGTCGCGCTGGCGCAGGCCTGGCCCGCCAAGCCCATCCGGCTGATCGTTCCGTTCCCGGCCGGCGGCGGCACGGACATCATCACGCGCGAGGTCGCGAACAAGATCGCCGGTCCCGGCTACACCTTCATCGTCGACAACAAGCCGGGCACCGGCGGCAACATCGGCGTGGACGCCGCCGCCAAGTCGGCGCCCGACGGCTACACGCTGGTGATGGGACAGACCAGCAACCTGGCGATCAACCCGACGCTCTATGCCAAGCTGCCGTACAACCCGCTGAAGGACCTGACGCCGATCAGCCTGGTGGCCAGTTCGCCGCTGGTGATCGTCACCGCCGCCGACTCGCCGTACAAGACCCTGGCGGACGTGGTGAAGGCGGCCAAAGAGAAGCCCGGCAGCATCAACTTCGCCACCTCGGGCAACGGCACCGTCGCCCACCTGGCCGCCGAATCCTTCCAGAAGGTGGCGGGCATCAAGCTCACCCACATCCCCTACAAGGGGGCGGCGCAGGGCGCCACCGACGTCATCAGCGGCCAGGTGCAGCTGTATGTGTCGTCCATTCCGACCCTGCTGGGCCACATCAAGAGCGGCAAGATGCGCCCGATCGCCGTCACCTCCGCCAAGCGCGCCGACGACGTGCCCCAGGTCCCCACCATCGCGGAGTCCGGCTACAAGGGCTTCGAGGCCGTCACCTGGTTCGGCATCCTGGGCCCGGCCAACCTGCCCAAGGACGTGGTCGCCAGGCTGAACGCCGACATCAACAAGGCGCTGAAGGATCCCGAGCTGGAAAAGAAGCTCGGTGCACAGGGCGCCGACATCGCCGGCAGCACGCCCGAACAGTTCGCCAAATTGATCCACGACGACGCGGCCCGCTGGGGGCAGATCGTCAAGGAATCGGGCGCCAAGATCGACTGA
- a CDS encoding RraA family protein — translation MTTDILRDFARISPALVRQASEYQAAILADVNGRRGALHGRIAALRPRMKLAGPALTVEVRPGDNLMIHAAMSLAKPGDVLVIDGKADQTAALMGTIMMTACKQLGLAGVVIDGAVRDSLEIDEMDYPVFSFGTNPNGPTKNVPGRIGHPVSIGGVTVRSGDLIVADADGVVAIERERVEGLLPLARKKVEDETARIAAIKQGNTAASWLDAALRTAGVLKQGETL, via the coding sequence ATGACCACCGACATCCTGCGCGACTTCGCACGCATCTCCCCCGCCCTGGTGCGCCAGGCCTCCGAGTACCAGGCCGCCATCCTGGCCGACGTGAACGGCCGCCGCGGCGCGCTGCACGGCCGCATCGCGGCGCTGCGCCCGCGCATGAAGCTGGCCGGCCCCGCGCTGACGGTGGAGGTGCGCCCCGGCGACAACCTGATGATCCACGCCGCCATGTCGCTGGCCAAGCCCGGTGACGTGCTGGTCATCGACGGCAAGGCCGACCAGACCGCGGCGCTCATGGGCACGATCATGATGACCGCCTGCAAGCAGCTGGGCCTGGCCGGCGTGGTGATCGATGGCGCCGTGCGCGACAGCCTCGAGATCGACGAGATGGACTACCCGGTGTTCTCGTTCGGCACCAACCCGAACGGCCCGACCAAGAACGTTCCCGGCCGCATCGGCCATCCGGTGTCGATCGGCGGCGTGACGGTGCGCTCCGGCGACCTCATCGTGGCCGACGCCGACGGCGTGGTCGCGATCGAGCGCGAGCGCGTCGAAGGCCTGCTGCCGCTGGCACGCAAGAAGGTGGAAGACGAGACCGCACGCATCGCTGCGATCAAGCAAGGCAACACCGCCGCCTCCTGGCTCGACGCCGCGCTGCGCACCGCCGGCGTCCTGAAGCAAGGCGAGACGCTGTGA
- a CDS encoding NAD(P)-dependent oxidoreductase — MSGRRTLIVTGADLAPQALELLKDLDVVYAGKTPQEDDLVALCRQHDPVAIIVRYGKVGAAVMDAAPSLRVISKHGSGTDTIDKDAAKARGIEVRAAVGANAAAVAEQALALLLACAKSVTHLNARMHAGHWDKATHKSVELHGRTIGLVGLGAIGQRFARMCDAMGMKVIGFDPFAASLPAFIRPVDLATIWRESDAISLHCPLTAENREMLNAPALAVCKRGVIVVNTARGGLVDEAALLKAVRSGQVACAGLDSFAVEPMTAPHRFHGEPNIILSPHIGGVTGDAYVNMGVGAARNVLAVLAQSAVAAHA; from the coding sequence GTGAGCGGCCGCCGCACCCTCATCGTCACGGGTGCCGACCTGGCACCCCAGGCCCTCGAGCTGCTGAAGGACCTTGATGTCGTCTACGCCGGCAAGACGCCGCAGGAAGACGACCTCGTCGCGCTGTGCCGCCAGCACGATCCCGTCGCGATCATCGTGCGCTACGGCAAGGTCGGCGCTGCGGTGATGGACGCTGCGCCGTCGCTGCGCGTGATCTCCAAGCACGGCAGCGGCACGGACACGATCGACAAGGACGCGGCCAAGGCGCGCGGCATCGAGGTGCGCGCCGCCGTCGGCGCGAACGCCGCGGCCGTCGCCGAACAGGCCCTGGCGCTGCTGCTCGCCTGCGCCAAGTCGGTCACGCACCTGAATGCGCGCATGCATGCCGGCCATTGGGACAAGGCCACGCACAAGAGCGTGGAACTGCACGGCCGCACCATCGGCCTGGTGGGCCTGGGAGCCATCGGCCAGCGCTTCGCCCGCATGTGCGACGCCATGGGCATGAAGGTGATCGGCTTCGACCCCTTCGCGGCCAGCTTGCCGGCCTTCATCCGGCCGGTGGACCTGGCGACGATCTGGCGCGAGTCCGACGCCATTTCGCTGCACTGCCCGCTGACGGCGGAGAACCGCGAGATGCTGAATGCGCCGGCGCTGGCGGTCTGCAAGCGGGGCGTGATCGTGGTGAACACCGCCCGCGGTGGCCTGGTGGACGAAGCCGCCCTGCTGAAGGCGGTGCGCTCGGGCCAGGTGGCTTGCGCCGGACTGGACAGCTTCGCGGTGGAGCCGATGACGGCGCCCCATCGCTTCCACGGCGAGCCCAACATCATCCTCAGCCCCCACATCGGGGGGGTCACGGGTGATGCCTACGTGAACATGGGCGTGGGCGCCGCGCGCAACGTGCTCGCCGTGCTGGCACAGTCCGCCGTCGCCGCGCACGCCTGA
- a CDS encoding tripartite tricarboxylate transporter substrate binding protein — protein MHLSSFARARRLVVAACALAAASLAHAAWPERPITIVVPYAPGGAADALARVLASRVGARLGTSVVVDNRAGASGTIGAASVARAQADGYTMLYDATPYSINPHLFPKMPYAATALQPLSLVSLAPNVLIVKADAPYKDVKDLIAKAKAQPGKVNFASGGSGTVQRLAAELFRQELNLDMVHVPYKSGGPAITDVMGGQVDFMFGTVAAASPLIDSGKLRALAISSAKRSPRLPNVPTVAEAVLPGYEASEWHGVFVPAGTPADIVARLQKAVTESLQDEEVKKRFSDVGAQPIGSTPAQFADFLKKEDAKWGEVVRKGSIKLD, from the coding sequence ATGCATCTGTCTTCGTTCGCCCGCGCGCGCCGCCTCGTCGTGGCCGCCTGCGCCCTCGCCGCCGCATCCCTGGCGCACGCCGCCTGGCCGGAGCGGCCGATTACCATCGTCGTGCCCTATGCGCCGGGCGGTGCGGCCGATGCGCTGGCCCGCGTGCTGGCTTCGCGCGTGGGTGCCAGGCTCGGCACCAGCGTCGTCGTGGACAACCGGGCCGGCGCCAGCGGAACCATCGGTGCGGCGTCCGTCGCCAGAGCCCAGGCCGACGGCTACACGATGCTGTACGACGCGACCCCGTACTCGATCAACCCGCACCTGTTCCCCAAGATGCCGTATGCGGCCACTGCGCTGCAGCCGCTCTCGCTGGTGTCGCTGGCGCCCAACGTCCTGATCGTCAAGGCCGACGCGCCCTACAAGGACGTGAAGGACCTGATCGCAAAGGCCAAGGCGCAGCCGGGCAAGGTGAACTTCGCCTCCGGCGGCAGCGGCACCGTGCAGCGCCTCGCCGCCGAACTGTTCCGGCAGGAGCTGAACCTCGACATGGTGCACGTCCCCTACAAGAGTGGCGGTCCGGCCATCACGGACGTCATGGGCGGCCAGGTCGACTTCATGTTCGGCACCGTCGCCGCAGCCTCGCCCCTCATCGACTCGGGCAAGCTGCGTGCCCTGGCGATCTCCTCGGCCAAACGGTCGCCGCGCCTGCCCAATGTCCCGACTGTCGCGGAAGCGGTCCTTCCGGGTTACGAGGCGTCGGAATGGCATGGCGTGTTCGTGCCGGCGGGCACCCCGGCGGACATCGTGGCCAGGCTGCAGAAGGCGGTGACCGAGTCGCTGCAGGACGAAGAGGTGAAGAAGCGCTTCAGTGACGTGGGCGCCCAGCCGATCGGCTCGACGCCGGCGCAGTTCGCCGACTTCCTGAAGAAGGAAGACGCCAAGTGGGGCGAGGTCGTGCGCAAGGGCAGCATCAAGCTGGACTGA
- a CDS encoding SMP-30/gluconolactonase/LRE family protein, with amino-acid sequence MFLLHPPQVRELARFTTLPERFRTRTSSVWAGANRPGRPTDSFLEGPVFDGGGNLYVTDIPFGRIFRIDPAGNWALVTEYDGEPNGMKFLDGATLLITDYKNGLMRLDIASGQVRGFLERRNTEHFRGVNDLVFDRSGNLYFTDQGQTGLHDPTGRLYRLRPSGQLDLLLSNVPSPNGVCLSPDESVLYLAVTRGNCVWRVPLLADGSVAKVSQFFTSYGPSGPDGLAMDTQGRLVVANPGLGYVWILNARAEPVWLLRGPEGASTTNIAFGGADRRRLFVTDSTHGDVLYADLDVPGLALPGSTASGT; translated from the coding sequence ATGTTCCTCCTCCACCCTCCCCAGGTGCGCGAACTGGCGCGCTTCACGACGCTGCCGGAGCGCTTCCGCACCCGCACCAGCAGCGTGTGGGCCGGCGCCAACCGCCCGGGCCGTCCCACGGATTCGTTCCTCGAGGGGCCGGTCTTCGACGGCGGCGGCAACCTGTACGTGACCGACATCCCGTTCGGCCGCATCTTCCGCATCGACCCGGCGGGCAACTGGGCGCTGGTGACCGAGTACGACGGCGAGCCGAACGGCATGAAGTTCCTGGACGGTGCCACGTTGCTCATCACCGACTACAAGAACGGCCTGATGCGGCTGGACATCGCCTCCGGGCAGGTGCGCGGGTTCCTGGAGCGGCGCAACACGGAGCACTTCCGCGGGGTGAACGACCTGGTGTTCGACCGCAGCGGCAACCTGTACTTCACCGACCAGGGCCAGACCGGTCTGCACGACCCGACCGGGCGGCTGTACCGGTTGCGGCCCTCCGGCCAGCTGGACCTGCTGCTGTCCAACGTGCCGAGCCCCAATGGCGTGTGCCTGTCGCCCGACGAATCGGTTCTCTATCTGGCGGTGACGCGCGGGAACTGCGTCTGGCGCGTTCCCCTCCTGGCCGACGGCAGCGTCGCGAAAGTCAGCCAGTTCTTCACCTCCTACGGTCCGAGCGGCCCGGACGGGCTGGCAATGGACACCCAGGGGCGGCTCGTGGTGGCCAACCCGGGGCTCGGCTACGTCTGGATCCTCAACGCCCGCGCGGAACCCGTGTGGCTGCTGCGGGGCCCCGAAGGCGCATCGACCACCAACATCGCCTTCGGCGGGGCGGACCGGCGTCGACTGTTCGTCACCGACTCGACGCACGGGGATGTGCTGTACGCCGACCTGGACGTTCCAGGGCTTGCGCTGCCCGGCTCGACGGCATCCGGCACCTAG
- a CDS encoding phosphatase PAP2 family protein, translated as MSALDALNALDFPVSTYLNGFARRSWAFDQSLAFLSVNHLFKGALLMGLLWWAWFRRGPRALADASRDHVIATLASCGAALAVVRLMILLLPFRERPLHTRALDWTLPYGVAVTALDGLSSFPSDHATLFFALAVGLAFVSRKLGLLVFAYVTMAIAFPRLYLGLHFLSDLVVGGLLGGAISAAGNRLLVGGRLTARVRGWSESAPQYFYPVSFLVTYQVAELFENTRDLVAGLGKLGKALVGL; from the coding sequence ATGTCCGCGCTGGACGCGCTGAACGCGCTCGACTTCCCCGTTTCGACCTACCTGAACGGGTTCGCACGGCGCTCCTGGGCGTTCGACCAGTCACTGGCCTTCCTGTCGGTCAACCATCTTTTCAAGGGCGCCCTCCTGATGGGCCTGCTCTGGTGGGCCTGGTTCCGCAGAGGACCGCGGGCTCTCGCCGATGCATCGCGCGATCACGTGATCGCCACGCTGGCCAGCTGCGGTGCGGCCCTGGCCGTGGTGCGCCTGATGATCCTGCTGCTGCCCTTCCGGGAGCGCCCGCTGCACACCAGGGCGCTCGACTGGACACTGCCCTACGGGGTGGCGGTCACGGCGCTCGACGGGCTCAGCTCCTTTCCCAGCGACCACGCGACCTTGTTCTTCGCGCTGGCGGTGGGACTGGCCTTCGTGAGCCGGAAGCTGGGGCTGCTGGTGTTCGCCTACGTGACGATGGCCATCGCCTTTCCGCGCCTCTACCTGGGATTGCACTTCCTGAGCGACCTTGTCGTCGGTGGCCTGCTGGGTGGCGCGATCAGCGCCGCAGGGAACCGTCTGCTCGTGGGCGGACGCCTGACCGCCCGGGTTCGAGGTTGGTCGGAATCCGCGCCGCAGTATTTCTATCCGGTGAGCTTCCTCGTCACCTACCAGGTTGCAGAACTTTTCGAGAACACGCGAGACCTGGTCGCGGGTCTGGGTAAGCTGGGCAAGGCGCTGGTCGGCTTGTAG
- a CDS encoding DUF2200 domain-containing protein, translating to MSNHRIFTTAFAKVYPLYVQKAERKNRTKEEVDQVIFWLTGYDAAGLQQQIDKGSDFATFFAQAPAMHPNSSLIQGVVCGVRVETIQDPLMRKIRQLDKLVDELAKGKKMETVLR from the coding sequence ATGTCCAACCACCGGATTTTCACGACAGCCTTCGCGAAGGTCTACCCGCTGTATGTCCAGAAGGCGGAACGCAAGAACCGCACGAAGGAAGAAGTCGATCAGGTCATTTTCTGGCTGACCGGCTACGACGCGGCGGGACTGCAGCAGCAGATCGACAAGGGAAGCGACTTCGCCACCTTCTTTGCGCAGGCTCCCGCCATGCATCCGAACAGTTCCCTGATCCAGGGCGTGGTCTGCGGCGTGCGGGTGGAGACGATCCAGGATCCACTGATGCGGAAGATCCGCCAGCTGGACAAGCTGGTCGACGAGCTCGCCAAGGGCAAGAAGATGGAGACCGTTCTCCGCTAG
- a CDS encoding GDCCVxC domain-containing (seleno)protein — protein sequence MTTLQTRSDVQIILESALTCPNCGHVSTEVMPENACVYFHQCTHCQAVLRPKPGHCCVFCSYGTVACPPVQVSGGCCGSSLRDDAAT from the coding sequence ATGACTACGTTGCAGACCCGCTCGGACGTGCAGATCATCCTCGAATCTGCGCTCACGTGTCCGAACTGCGGCCATGTGTCGACTGAAGTCATGCCCGAGAACGCGTGCGTGTATTTCCATCAGTGCACGCACTGCCAAGCCGTCCTTCGCCCCAAGCCCGGCCACTGCTGCGTGTTCTGTTCGTATGGCACCGTGGCTTGCCCACCCGTTCAGGTGTCTGGCGGCTGCTGCGGCAGTTCCCTCCGCGACGACGCAGCAACCTGA
- a CDS encoding C40 family peptidase has product MSDLQAGEAAFLALGLVGTPYRYGGNTPEAGFDCSGLIGYVYWRSAGIAPPRTVAQIARWGQSVNESDLRAGDLVIFGSDGSPSHAAIHAGESRFVHAPSTGGTVRLNRIQERYWKTRLLDYRRA; this is encoded by the coding sequence ATGTCGGACCTGCAGGCCGGGGAAGCCGCGTTCCTGGCTCTGGGCCTGGTGGGGACGCCCTACCGGTATGGCGGCAACACGCCAGAGGCCGGATTCGATTGCAGCGGCCTGATCGGCTACGTGTACTGGCGATCGGCCGGGATTGCACCGCCGCGGACGGTCGCGCAGATCGCTCGCTGGGGGCAGTCCGTGAATGAAAGTGACCTGCGCGCAGGAGACCTCGTGATCTTCGGCAGCGACGGTTCTCCGTCGCACGCGGCCATCCACGCCGGCGAGTCGCGCTTCGTCCACGCCCCAAGCACCGGGGGAACCGTTCGCCTGAACAGGATCCAGGAGCGGTACTGGAAGACCCGGCTGCTGGACTACCGCCGGGCCTGA
- a CDS encoding LysR family transcriptional regulator, translating into MDVASVKLFLEVAEAGSLSKVAARRQTVQSHISRQVSDFESRCGGKLFRRTGRGVTLTDFGELAVARLRPWLQETEQIAEALRSESGLLLGQVRLGIIPSAAHPLMTRLFERLQAQHPGIRLDIAEAQGAELDAMLDAGVVDLAILFRFQRPSGREERLLSVAHTYLVSAPGDALTAQATLPFTTLQGLRLVLPRRPSHWRNALDESARSLGFKLEPIVEADSLTVQKQLVAHARGVYSILGPFSIAAELRAGTLQATRLVRPDLTRHVTLAFPRQGKLSPACRAVAEIVQQLVAGWGDQLTDPVLAAKARKT; encoded by the coding sequence ATGGACGTTGCGAGCGTGAAGCTCTTCCTGGAGGTGGCTGAGGCAGGCAGCCTCAGCAAGGTGGCCGCCCGGCGGCAGACGGTGCAATCGCACATCAGCCGGCAGGTGAGCGACTTCGAGTCGCGCTGCGGCGGCAAGTTGTTCCGGCGCACCGGGCGCGGCGTCACGCTGACCGACTTCGGCGAACTCGCCGTCGCCCGGCTGCGGCCGTGGCTGCAGGAGACGGAGCAGATCGCCGAGGCGCTGCGTTCCGAGTCAGGCCTGCTGCTCGGACAGGTGCGGCTGGGGATCATTCCCTCGGCCGCGCATCCGCTGATGACCCGGCTGTTCGAGCGCCTGCAGGCGCAGCACCCGGGCATCCGCCTCGACATCGCCGAAGCACAGGGCGCGGAGCTCGATGCGATGCTCGATGCCGGCGTGGTGGACCTGGCGATCCTGTTCCGCTTCCAGCGTCCGAGCGGGCGGGAGGAGCGGTTGCTGAGCGTGGCGCACACCTACCTGGTGTCCGCTCCCGGCGATGCGCTCACGGCGCAGGCCACCTTGCCCTTCACGACACTGCAGGGACTGCGTCTGGTCCTGCCGCGCCGTCCCAGCCATTGGCGCAATGCGCTCGACGAGAGCGCGCGCAGCCTCGGCTTCAAGCTGGAGCCGATCGTCGAAGCGGACTCGCTGACGGTGCAGAAGCAACTGGTGGCGCACGCGCGCGGGGTCTACTCGATCCTGGGCCCGTTCTCGATCGCCGCCGAACTGCGCGCCGGCACGCTGCAAGCCACGCGACTGGTGCGACCAGACCTGACACGGCACGTGACGCTGGCCTTCCCCAGGCAGGGCAAGCTGTCACCGGCCTGCCGCGCCGTGGCGGAGATCGTTCAACAGCTGGTGGCGGGATGGGGGGACCAGTTGACGGACCCGGTCCTGGCCGCCAAGGCGCGGAAGACATGA
- a CDS encoding dihydrodipicolinate synthase family protein — MQALDLRGLVPAPVTPFTRAGEVDHAAIRRLGSWLGKFDGVKGLTVLGHAGEGTFMTADEQAGVIRSFSESVDGKLPIIAGITLEGTKVAVEEAKRAVKAGAKAGLVYPSHGWLRFGYQKGAPQDRYRAIYEESGLPLILFQYPDATKATYDLATQLEIAAQPGVFAMKNGVRNMRRWDTEIPVIRRERPELQILTCHDEYLLHTMFDVDGALVGYGGLTPEPLIELIAAGKARDYKKARAIHDRLLPVTKTVYHRGSHMEGTVALKHGLVARGILEHATVRSPLLPLAAGADAEIAEALRSAGLVD; from the coding sequence ATGCAAGCCCTCGATCTCCGCGGCCTCGTGCCCGCCCCCGTCACCCCGTTCACCCGCGCGGGCGAAGTCGACCACGCAGCCATCCGGCGCCTGGGCTCCTGGCTCGGCAAGTTCGATGGCGTCAAGGGCCTCACGGTCCTCGGCCATGCCGGCGAAGGCACCTTCATGACGGCCGACGAGCAGGCCGGCGTGATCCGCAGCTTCTCCGAGTCGGTCGACGGCAAGCTGCCCATCATCGCCGGCATCACCCTGGAAGGCACCAAGGTCGCCGTCGAGGAAGCCAAGCGCGCCGTCAAGGCGGGCGCCAAGGCGGGCCTGGTGTATCCGTCGCACGGCTGGCTGCGCTTCGGCTACCAGAAGGGTGCGCCGCAGGACCGCTATCGCGCGATCTACGAGGAGAGCGGCCTGCCCCTGATCCTGTTCCAGTACCCGGATGCCACCAAGGCCACGTACGACCTGGCGACGCAGCTCGAGATCGCGGCGCAGCCGGGCGTGTTCGCGATGAAGAACGGCGTGCGCAACATGCGCCGTTGGGACACCGAGATCCCGGTGATCCGGCGCGAGCGTCCCGAGCTGCAGATCCTGACCTGCCATGACGAGTACCTGCTGCACACGATGTTCGACGTCGACGGCGCGCTGGTCGGCTACGGCGGCCTCACGCCCGAGCCGCTGATCGAGCTGATCGCCGCCGGCAAGGCCAGGGACTACAAGAAGGCGCGCGCCATCCACGATCGCCTGCTGCCCGTCACGAAGACCGTGTACCACCGCGGCTCACACATGGAAGGCACGGTCGCCCTCAAGCACGGGCTGGTGGCGCGCGGCATCCTGGAACACGCCACCGTGCGCAGCCCGCTGCTGCCGCTGGCGGCCGGTGCCGACGCCGAGATCGCCGAGGCCTTGCGGTCGGCGGGCCTGGTGGACTGA
- a CDS encoding Bug family tripartite tricarboxylate transporter substrate binding protein has protein sequence MRPIQIIAAAALCGLLPTVHAAKFPESGQTLKLVVPFAAGGGVDSAARRLAEQMRKQLGVTVIVENKAGANGTVGGKAVQLAPADGTTLLFSAATHVLARQVMNSSPYDPQTDFVPVARVGEAPLMLVLAPRHPQHKLGDVLAAARQEPEKWTAAIPAAGAPGHLATLLLAKEAGVRFTYVAYKGTQPALVDVGGGHVDLLLDSMVSLLPLATAGKVRPIAITSAKRSALAPGVPTVQESGVANFAYASWYGVWAPRGLPPERVTVLNEAINAAVKELGKSGAFASLGIEPVTETPEQFRRFIAAEVSQATELLRSAGFRPE, from the coding sequence ATGAGACCGATACAGATCATTGCCGCGGCCGCCCTCTGCGGCCTGCTCCCGACCGTCCACGCCGCGAAGTTCCCGGAATCGGGGCAGACGCTCAAGCTGGTCGTGCCGTTCGCCGCCGGCGGCGGCGTCGACAGCGCGGCGCGACGGCTGGCGGAGCAGATGCGCAAGCAGCTTGGCGTGACCGTGATCGTGGAGAACAAGGCGGGCGCCAACGGCACCGTCGGAGGCAAGGCGGTGCAACTGGCCCCGGCCGACGGCACCACCTTGCTGTTCTCCGCCGCGACGCACGTGCTCGCCAGGCAGGTCATGAACAGCTCCCCCTATGACCCGCAGACGGACTTCGTGCCGGTGGCGCGCGTGGGCGAGGCGCCGCTGATGCTGGTGCTGGCGCCCCGCCATCCGCAGCACAAGCTCGGCGACGTCCTCGCCGCGGCCCGGCAGGAACCCGAGAAGTGGACGGCGGCCATTCCCGCCGCCGGCGCACCGGGCCACCTGGCCACGCTGCTGCTGGCCAAGGAAGCGGGCGTGCGCTTCACCTACGTGGCCTACAAGGGCACGCAGCCGGCGCTGGTGGACGTTGGCGGCGGCCACGTCGACCTGCTGCTCGACTCCATGGTGTCGCTGCTGCCGCTGGCCACGGCCGGCAAGGTGCGGCCGATCGCGATCACGTCCGCCAAGCGCAGCGCGCTCGCGCCGGGCGTGCCGACGGTGCAGGAGAGCGGCGTCGCGAACTTCGCCTACGCCTCCTGGTATGGCGTGTGGGCGCCGCGCGGCTTGCCTCCGGAGCGGGTCACGGTCCTCAACGAAGCCATCAATGCGGCCGTGAAGGAGCTGGGCAAGTCCGGCGCCTTCGCGTCCCTGGGCATCGAGCCCGTGACGGAGACGCCCGAGCAGTTCCGGCGCTTCATCGCCGCGGAAGTCAGCCAGGCCACCGAGCTGCTCAGGAGCGCGGGCTTTCGGCCGGAGTGA